Proteins encoded together in one Microbacterium oxydans window:
- a CDS encoding ABC transporter permease yields MTTVAVQRQAQRRRSPLIGYLLRRAGTSLLLLVGVTIVTFALTNLVPGDPVSAALGEGASQNPATRDAFIKEHGLDQPLFVQYFIYMGNLLRGDLGTSLVTGRPVTSDLATAVPATIEIAIGAIIVSLAVSIVLGTLAAYRRGLVTDQVIRVVTLVGLSVPTFWLALVSFYVFFLELRIAPGSGRISPSITPPPRVTGLYTVDYLLNGDGVGFFDALAHLALPVMVLSLVTIGLLTRFIRTSVLEVLGSDYVRAARAKGLPAMRVILDYVLRGASLPILTVVGVAFGALLSGTVLVESVFAWPGLGTYAYNSAANLDLPGIMGVGLVVGIIYLLINFIVDLLYGVLDPRVRIA; encoded by the coding sequence ATGACGACAGTGGCCGTGCAGAGGCAGGCGCAGCGGCGCCGATCGCCTCTGATCGGATACCTGCTGCGGCGGGCCGGCACCTCCCTGCTCCTGTTGGTGGGCGTGACGATCGTCACGTTCGCGCTCACCAACCTGGTGCCGGGAGACCCGGTCTCGGCCGCACTCGGTGAGGGTGCGTCGCAGAACCCGGCGACCCGTGACGCCTTCATCAAGGAGCACGGTCTCGACCAGCCACTGTTCGTGCAGTACTTCATCTACATGGGGAACCTGCTCCGCGGGGACCTCGGCACGTCGCTGGTGACCGGACGCCCGGTCACCAGCGACCTCGCCACCGCGGTGCCCGCGACCATCGAGATCGCCATCGGCGCGATCATCGTGAGCCTCGCGGTCAGCATCGTGCTCGGCACCCTCGCCGCATACCGTCGCGGACTCGTCACCGACCAGGTGATCCGCGTGGTCACGCTCGTCGGACTGAGCGTGCCGACGTTCTGGCTGGCGCTGGTCAGCTTCTACGTCTTCTTCCTGGAGCTGCGCATCGCGCCGGGCTCCGGACGCATCTCGCCGTCGATCACACCGCCGCCGCGCGTGACCGGCCTCTACACGGTCGACTACCTCCTGAACGGCGACGGCGTCGGTTTCTTCGACGCCCTCGCGCACCTGGCTCTTCCCGTGATGGTGCTCTCGCTCGTGACGATCGGTCTGCTGACCCGCTTCATCCGCACCTCCGTGCTCGAGGTCCTCGGCAGCGACTACGTGCGGGCCGCTCGCGCCAAGGGGCTCCCGGCCATGCGCGTGATCCTCGATTACGTGCTGCGCGGCGCCTCGCTCCCGATCCTCACGGTGGTCGGTGTCGCGTTCGGCGCCCTGCTCTCCGGCACCGTGCTCGTCGAGTCGGTGTTCGCCTGGCCCGGCCTCGGCACGTACGCCTACAACTCGGCCGCGAACCTCGACCTCCCCGGCATCATGGGGGTCGGTCTCGTGGTCGGCATCATCTACCTCCTCATCAACTTCATCGTCGACCTCCTCTACGGCGTGCTCGACCCGAGAGTGAGGATCGCATGA
- a CDS encoding ABC transporter ATP-binding protein: MSEVAVLDAHDVVVRYAGSPPVIAVNGVSISVAAGETVALVGESGSGKSSLARAVVGIEKIAGGTVRFRDAPVSPLGIRRRSIALTGIQMVFQDPATSLNPRRRVGDQIADGIATARARGAEGSTVDEWLERVGLPTNVSTRFPHQFSGGQKQRIAIARALAARPSLLVADEPISALDASTQTSVAGLMRDLVAESGAGMLFISHDLAVVRRIADRTFVMFGGRVLESGPTDQLWAAPQHPYTQALLAAIPEPDGAGRIPAAPSVDDRTVWAEIPPVMY, encoded by the coding sequence ATGAGTGAGGTCGCCGTCCTCGACGCGCACGACGTGGTCGTGCGCTACGCCGGGAGCCCGCCGGTCATCGCCGTGAACGGCGTGTCGATCAGCGTCGCGGCGGGGGAGACCGTCGCGCTCGTCGGCGAGTCCGGCAGCGGCAAGTCCAGCCTCGCCCGGGCCGTCGTCGGCATCGAGAAGATCGCCGGGGGCACGGTGCGGTTCCGCGATGCTCCCGTGTCGCCGCTCGGCATCCGCCGCCGCTCGATCGCTCTCACCGGCATCCAGATGGTGTTCCAGGACCCGGCGACCTCGCTCAACCCGCGACGCCGCGTCGGCGACCAGATCGCCGACGGCATCGCCACCGCCCGCGCTCGTGGTGCCGAAGGGTCGACCGTGGACGAATGGCTCGAGCGCGTCGGGCTGCCCACGAACGTGAGCACCCGCTTCCCGCACCAGTTCTCCGGTGGACAGAAGCAGCGCATCGCGATCGCCAGGGCACTGGCCGCGCGGCCGTCGCTCCTGGTCGCCGACGAGCCGATCTCGGCGCTCGACGCCTCGACGCAGACGAGTGTCGCCGGCCTGATGCGCGACCTGGTGGCGGAGTCGGGCGCGGGGATGCTGTTCATCTCGCACGACCTCGCGGTGGTCCGTCGCATCGCCGACCGCACGTTCGTGATGTTCGGCGGGCGCGTGCTCGAGTCCGGACCGACCGATCAGCTCTGGGCCGCGCCGCAGCATCCGTACACGCAGGCGCTGCTGGCCGCGATCCCGGAGCCCGACGGCGCCGGACGCATCCCCGCCGCTCCCTCGGTCGACGACCGGACGGTGTGGGCGGAGATCCCGCCCGTCATGTACTGA
- the rpsF gene encoding 30S ribosomal protein S6, with product MTHQYELMVILTPEIDERTVAPTLDKFLKVITNDGGSIDKVDIWGKRRLAYEIQKKTEGIYAVVNFTATSEATQELDRQLKLNEQIMRTKVLRSEEAQAMVASEAKRSEEKAARKAAKAAKA from the coding sequence GTGACGCACCAGTACGAACTCATGGTCATTCTGACCCCCGAGATCGACGAGCGCACGGTCGCCCCGACGCTCGACAAGTTCCTGAAGGTCATCACCAACGATGGTGGCTCGATTGACAAGGTCGACATCTGGGGCAAGCGCCGTCTGGCTTACGAGATCCAGAAGAAGACCGAGGGCATCTACGCTGTCGTCAACTTCACCGCGACGAGCGAGGCCACGCAGGAGCTCGACCGTCAGCTGAAGCTGAACGAGCAGATCATGCGCACCAAGGTCCTCCGTTCGGAAGAGGCTCAGGCGATGGTCGCTTCGGAGGCCAAGCGCTCCGAAGAGAAGGCTGCTCGCAAGGCCGCCAAGGCTGCGAAGGCCTGA
- a CDS encoding ABC transporter ATP-binding protein, whose product MTGQGASVLSIRDLTIDIGRPLVKGVSLELEAGRIHGLAGESGSGKTLTSLAVLGLLPRQARTGGSISLSGEELVGLKRRALNRVRGKRIAMVFQDPSASLHPQLPVGRQLTDHMRVHLGLKGAAARERAVELLETVQVPNPAEALKRYPHQFSGGQRQRIAIACALACDPEVLLADEPTTALDVTVQAGILKLLRDLAIERNLAVLLVTHDLGVMSAIADRVAVMKDGRIVELADRATLFRDPQHDYTRMLLAALPGSRIDEAPEGQAADE is encoded by the coding sequence ATGACCGGGCAGGGAGCCTCCGTGCTCAGCATCCGCGACCTGACGATCGACATCGGACGGCCCCTCGTGAAGGGCGTGTCGCTCGAGCTCGAGGCCGGGCGCATCCACGGTCTCGCCGGCGAATCGGGATCGGGCAAGACGCTCACCTCGCTCGCCGTGCTCGGACTGCTGCCGCGCCAGGCGCGCACCGGCGGATCGATCTCCCTGTCGGGGGAGGAGCTCGTCGGTCTGAAGCGCCGCGCGCTCAACCGGGTCCGCGGCAAGCGGATCGCCATGGTGTTCCAGGACCCGTCGGCTTCGCTGCACCCGCAGCTGCCGGTCGGACGCCAGCTCACCGACCACATGCGCGTGCACCTCGGACTCAAGGGCGCGGCGGCGCGGGAACGAGCGGTCGAGCTGCTCGAGACCGTGCAGGTGCCGAACCCCGCCGAGGCTCTCAAGCGCTATCCGCACCAGTTCTCGGGTGGCCAGCGTCAGCGCATCGCCATCGCGTGCGCTCTCGCGTGCGACCCCGAGGTGCTGCTGGCCGACGAGCCGACGACCGCCCTCGACGTCACGGTGCAGGCCGGCATCCTGAAGCTGCTGCGCGACCTCGCGATCGAGCGGAACCTCGCCGTGCTGCTCGTGACGCACGATCTGGGCGTGATGAGCGCGATCGCCGACCGGGTGGCCGTCATGAAGGACGGTCGGATCGTGGAGCTCGCCGACCGCGCGACCCTGTTCCGTGATCCGCAGCACGACTACACGCGCATGCTGCTCGCGGCCCTGCCGGGTTCGCGCATCGACGAGGCACCGGAAGGGCAGGCCGCTGATGAGTGA
- a CDS encoding Lrp/AsnC family transcriptional regulator, which translates to MDAEPSKHSGRSAAPLDETAYRILEVLRDNGRVSIAALADRVGISRANAYTRVESLVHDGVITGFSARVDQAKAGLSIGALVFVTVMPQAWTSFRERVLEMPDVEWCAITTGEHDAMLLIRAVDVSGVHEFSTGVIAQLPEVRTVVSVVVLDEVIRRPYLLPADLPERSTEIPLGMTRWTPASPGRDALPPR; encoded by the coding sequence ATGGATGCGGAACCGTCGAAGCATTCTGGACGAAGTGCCGCCCCTTTGGACGAGACCGCATACAGAATCCTCGAAGTGCTCCGGGATAACGGTCGTGTCTCGATCGCCGCCCTCGCGGACCGGGTCGGGATCTCGCGGGCGAACGCCTACACGCGGGTCGAGTCGCTGGTCCATGACGGCGTGATCACGGGCTTCAGCGCCCGGGTGGATCAGGCGAAGGCAGGGCTCTCGATCGGGGCGCTCGTGTTCGTCACGGTGATGCCCCAGGCGTGGACCTCGTTCCGGGAGCGCGTGCTGGAGATGCCCGACGTGGAGTGGTGCGCCATCACCACCGGGGAGCACGACGCGATGCTGCTCATCCGTGCCGTCGACGTCAGCGGCGTGCACGAGTTCTCCACCGGGGTCATCGCCCAGCTGCCCGAGGTGCGCACGGTCGTCAGCGTCGTCGTGCTCGACGAGGTGATCCGCCGGCCCTATCTGCTGCCGGCCGATCTGCCGGAGCGCAGCACGGAGATCCCGCTCGGGATGACGCGCTGGACGCCGGCCTCACCCGGCCGCGACGCCCTGCCGCCCCGCTGA
- a CDS encoding arylsulfatase, whose translation MTEPQRSSLPIPDLGYSGTVTYDATDPDTAFPPITPVRPPKGAPNVLVVLIDDTGFGASSAFGGPVHTPNFERVAAAGLKYTRFHTTALCSPTRAALLSGRNHHTVGMGGITEIATSAPGYSSLRPNSCAPLAETLKLNGYNTAQFGKCHEVPVWQASAIGPFDGWPSPGNGFEYFYGFIGGETNQWYPALYENTTPVEPWGTPEDGYHFMGDMTDKAIAWTREQKMLAPDVPAFTYFAPGATHAPHHVPAEWADRYKGEFDQGWDEIRKETFARQLELGVIPPDAVLTERSAGIPAWDDMSDLIKPALARQMEVYAGFLSYADHHVGRLLDAYEELGILDDTLVYVIIGDNGASAEGSMHGTTNEGFTINHMNDIETEQYVVDHIDDIGTPRSYNHYAVGWAHAMDTPYQWTKQVASHWGGTRNGTIVSWPNGGVEKGGIRNQFSHVIDVAPTVLEAAGIPEPTSVNGVTQRPYEGTPMNYTFTDAAAEERHVTQYFEMVGNRAIYHKGWTAVAKHKDPWLGSDHGLDDDVWELYNVEEDWTQSNDLAAQEPEKLAHLQQLFLIQAARFNVLPLDIRTAERFNPDLAGRPVLSLSDTQKFYPGMRRLSENTTINIKNKSWTVTAQVSVPDAGAEGVLIAQGGAYGGWSFYAKDGHLAFAYNLLGIDVDIVRSDSPIPAGEQELRAHFAYDGGGLAKGGTVTLYVGEDRIGEGRVQKTIPFQFTFDETVDVGCDLASPVSPDYPAAGNGFTGTLQWVRIDLGDDDHSHLIDDEHKLAVAMLKQ comes from the coding sequence ATGACCGAGCCCCAGCGTTCCAGCCTTCCGATCCCCGACCTGGGGTACTCCGGCACGGTGACGTACGACGCGACCGACCCCGACACCGCGTTCCCGCCGATCACTCCCGTGCGCCCGCCGAAGGGTGCCCCCAACGTCCTCGTCGTGCTCATCGACGACACCGGATTCGGCGCGTCGAGCGCGTTCGGCGGACCCGTGCACACGCCCAACTTCGAACGTGTCGCCGCCGCGGGCCTGAAGTACACGCGCTTCCACACCACGGCGCTGTGCTCGCCGACCAGGGCGGCGCTGCTCAGCGGGCGCAACCACCACACCGTGGGCATGGGCGGCATCACCGAGATCGCGACCTCGGCGCCCGGCTACAGCTCGCTGCGGCCCAACAGCTGCGCCCCGCTCGCCGAGACGCTCAAGCTCAACGGCTACAACACCGCCCAGTTCGGCAAGTGCCACGAGGTCCCGGTGTGGCAGGCGAGCGCGATCGGACCGTTCGACGGCTGGCCCTCTCCGGGCAACGGCTTCGAGTACTTCTACGGCTTCATCGGCGGCGAGACCAACCAGTGGTACCCCGCGCTCTACGAGAACACCACCCCGGTGGAACCCTGGGGCACTCCCGAAGACGGCTATCACTTCATGGGCGACATGACCGACAAGGCGATCGCGTGGACGCGGGAGCAGAAGATGCTCGCCCCCGACGTGCCCGCGTTCACCTACTTCGCGCCCGGCGCCACCCACGCCCCGCACCACGTTCCCGCCGAGTGGGCGGACCGGTACAAGGGCGAGTTCGACCAGGGCTGGGATGAGATCCGCAAGGAGACCTTCGCCCGCCAGCTCGAGCTCGGCGTCATCCCGCCGGACGCCGTCCTCACCGAGCGCAGCGCCGGCATCCCCGCGTGGGATGACATGAGCGACCTCATCAAGCCCGCCCTCGCGCGACAGATGGAGGTGTACGCGGGATTCCTGTCCTACGCCGACCACCACGTCGGCCGCCTGCTCGACGCGTACGAGGAGCTCGGCATCCTCGACGACACCCTCGTCTACGTGATCATCGGCGACAACGGCGCGAGTGCCGAGGGGTCGATGCACGGCACGACGAACGAGGGCTTCACGATCAACCACATGAACGACATCGAGACCGAGCAGTACGTCGTCGATCACATCGACGACATCGGCACTCCCCGCTCCTACAACCACTACGCGGTGGGCTGGGCGCACGCGATGGACACCCCGTACCAGTGGACCAAGCAGGTGGCCAGCCACTGGGGCGGCACCCGCAACGGCACGATCGTCAGCTGGCCGAACGGCGGGGTCGAGAAGGGCGGCATCCGCAATCAGTTCTCGCACGTGATCGACGTCGCGCCGACCGTGCTCGAGGCCGCCGGCATCCCGGAGCCGACGAGCGTCAACGGCGTGACCCAGCGCCCGTACGAGGGCACGCCGATGAACTACACGTTCACGGATGCCGCCGCCGAGGAGCGACACGTCACCCAGTACTTCGAGATGGTCGGCAACCGTGCGATCTATCACAAGGGCTGGACCGCGGTGGCGAAGCACAAGGACCCCTGGCTCGGCTCCGACCACGGTCTCGACGACGACGTCTGGGAGCTCTACAACGTCGAGGAGGACTGGACGCAGTCGAACGACCTCGCCGCGCAGGAGCCGGAGAAGCTCGCCCACCTGCAGCAGCTCTTCCTCATCCAGGCCGCGCGTTTCAACGTGCTGCCGCTCGACATCCGCACCGCCGAGCGCTTCAATCCCGATCTCGCCGGTCGGCCCGTCCTCTCGCTCAGCGACACGCAGAAGTTCTATCCCGGCATGAGGCGGCTCAGCGAGAACACCACGATCAACATCAAGAACAAGTCGTGGACGGTCACCGCGCAGGTCTCGGTGCCGGATGCCGGTGCGGAGGGCGTGCTGATCGCGCAGGGCGGAGCCTACGGCGGCTGGTCGTTCTACGCGAAGGACGGGCATCTGGCCTTCGCCTACAACCTGCTCGGCATCGACGTCGACATCGTCCGCTCCGACAGTCCGATCCCCGCCGGGGAGCAGGAGCTCCGCGCGCACTTCGCGTATGACGGCGGTGGACTCGCCAAGGGCGGCACCGTCACGCTGTACGTCGGCGAGGACAGGATCGGTGAAGGGCGCGTGCAGAAGACGATCCCGTTCCAGTTCACGTTCGACGAGACGGTCGACGTCGGCTGCGATCTGGCCTCCCCGGTCTCACCCGACTATCCGGCGGCCGGGAACGGATTCACCGGAACCCTCCAGTGGGTGCGCATCGACCTCGGCGACGACGATCACTCGCACCTGATCGACGACGAGCACAAGCTCGCGGTGGCGATGCTCAAGCAGTAG
- a CDS encoding GNAT family N-acetyltransferase, whose product MKSDTVPPSAFAWAIARIVVGAAVIGVLGYGYTLRLEAGDGNPFDYFGYFTNQTSLLAALLLVVTGAVVVAGRGVSRALILLRGIVTAYLIVVAVVYNVLVPGTGSAPPWMSALLHAIFPVLFALDWLLSRDRARLPWSRLWLLLPYPILWLAVVLMRGATDGWVPYGFLLPERGITSLLLHIAGLLAAILAAGALVWAASRLRGARTDAVAPTVHASTGGHAPEFPIRTARLLLRPIVLADAEAMHAYKSDPDAVRYVPYEPLTLADVERRIATTWANTQFAQEGDAVSLAVEDRETGALLGDVVLFWRGETDRAGEVGYIFDPRVGGRGYATEAVAALLALGFDGLGLLRIVARIDDRNTSSARVAERLGFRREARLVESEWFKGEWTTLLVYALLEDEWRLGSGATA is encoded by the coding sequence GTGAAGTCCGACACCGTGCCCCCGTCCGCCTTCGCGTGGGCGATCGCCCGCATCGTCGTCGGAGCCGCGGTCATCGGCGTCCTCGGGTACGGCTACACGCTGCGCCTCGAGGCGGGCGACGGGAATCCGTTCGACTACTTCGGCTACTTCACCAACCAGACGAGTCTGCTCGCCGCCCTCCTCCTGGTCGTGACGGGGGCGGTCGTGGTCGCGGGTCGTGGGGTGTCCCGCGCACTCATCCTGCTGCGGGGAATCGTGACGGCCTACCTGATCGTCGTGGCGGTGGTCTACAACGTCCTCGTGCCGGGCACAGGATCGGCTCCGCCCTGGATGAGCGCCCTCCTCCATGCGATCTTCCCGGTGCTGTTCGCCCTGGACTGGCTCTTGAGCCGTGACCGTGCGCGTCTTCCCTGGAGTCGGCTGTGGCTGCTCCTGCCGTATCCGATCCTGTGGCTCGCCGTCGTGCTCATGCGCGGCGCGACCGACGGATGGGTGCCCTACGGATTCCTCCTCCCCGAACGTGGGATCACGTCGCTGCTCCTCCACATCGCCGGGCTGCTCGCCGCAATCCTGGCGGCAGGGGCACTGGTCTGGGCGGCGAGCCGGTTGCGCGGTGCACGGACGGACGCCGTCGCGCCGACCGTCCACGCGTCGACCGGCGGCCACGCCCCGGAGTTCCCGATCCGCACCGCGCGCCTGCTCCTGCGCCCGATCGTGCTCGCGGATGCCGAGGCGATGCACGCGTACAAGTCCGATCCGGATGCGGTGCGCTACGTGCCGTACGAGCCGCTGACCCTCGCCGACGTCGAGCGGCGCATCGCCACGACCTGGGCGAACACGCAGTTCGCGCAGGAGGGCGACGCGGTCTCCCTGGCGGTGGAGGACCGCGAGACCGGAGCGCTCCTCGGCGACGTGGTGCTGTTCTGGCGCGGCGAGACCGACCGCGCCGGTGAGGTGGGCTACATCTTCGACCCCCGGGTCGGCGGGCGTGGCTATGCGACCGAGGCGGTGGCAGCGCTGCTCGCCCTCGGCTTCGACGGCCTGGGACTGCTCCGGATCGTCGCGCGCATCGACGACCGCAACACGTCGTCCGCGCGAGTCGCCGAGCGGCTCGGCTTCCGGCGCGAGGCACGGCTCGTGGAGAGCGAGTGGTTCAAGGGGGAGTGGACCACGCTCCTCGTGTACGCGCTCCTCGAGGACGAGTGGCGCCTGGGCTCCGGCGCTACTGCTTGA
- a CDS encoding ABC transporter substrate-binding protein, with product MSSRRITPVIALGAVALLALAGCSGGNSAGNGEQSSGSDSLVIDTAFSIETTDPGHTYDPTGNMIAKALYETLVDFEGSDVSTPVPGLASWEQNDEATEFTFTLEGDRVFSDGSPIEAKDVVFSLQRIQGMADAKPNFLLGGLTITEVDDKTIQFTSETPLLQLPAILANPALGIVNSDVVIENGGTTDGTDTAQKFLDGASAGSGPFVLDTLDLSSQVVLTKNDEYNGDEESAYKRVVVRNVSESATQLANLKGGDSMVAMDLNGDQVAGLGDDITVDSVPSGQTIFLLLNQSEAVAGELANVKIAEAIRYSLDYDALLELAGAGSVQATGVIPPGFEGALDGGVKQDLAKAKAALAEAGYTGQTLKLQFPNDYPVGGVEFTPLAERIQAQLEDAGITVDLAPAPFATELDSYVNGTEGFGLWFWGPDYADSANFLPFGPGLKVGLRAGWAAEANPEIAGIAAGAAAATDADQRTAAFTEFAEAMQAEGPFVPLIVPGRNISSADSVKGAVYNSVWEMDIAEITPAG from the coding sequence ATGTCGTCACGCCGTATCACGCCGGTCATCGCGCTCGGAGCCGTCGCGCTCCTGGCGCTCGCAGGTTGCTCGGGAGGGAACTCGGCAGGCAACGGCGAGCAGTCCTCCGGCTCCGACTCCCTCGTCATCGACACCGCGTTCTCGATCGAGACCACCGACCCGGGTCACACCTACGACCCGACCGGCAACATGATCGCGAAGGCCCTGTACGAGACCCTCGTCGACTTCGAGGGCTCCGACGTCTCCACCCCTGTCCCCGGACTCGCGTCGTGGGAGCAGAACGACGAGGCGACCGAGTTCACCTTCACGCTCGAGGGCGACCGCGTCTTCTCCGACGGCTCGCCGATCGAGGCGAAGGACGTCGTCTTCTCGCTCCAGCGCATCCAGGGCATGGCCGACGCCAAGCCGAACTTCCTCCTCGGCGGCCTCACCATCACCGAGGTCGACGACAAGACCATCCAGTTCACCTCGGAGACCCCGCTGCTCCAGCTGCCCGCGATCCTCGCGAACCCGGCGCTCGGCATCGTCAACTCCGACGTCGTGATCGAGAACGGCGGGACCACCGACGGCACGGACACGGCGCAGAAGTTCCTCGACGGCGCATCCGCGGGCTCCGGACCCTTCGTGCTCGACACGCTCGACCTCAGCTCGCAGGTCGTGCTGACGAAGAACGACGAGTACAACGGCGACGAGGAGTCGGCCTACAAGCGCGTCGTCGTGCGCAACGTCTCGGAGAGCGCCACTCAGCTCGCCAACCTCAAGGGCGGCGACTCGATGGTCGCGATGGACCTCAACGGCGACCAGGTCGCCGGTCTCGGCGACGACATCACGGTCGACTCCGTCCCGTCCGGTCAGACGATCTTCCTGCTGCTGAACCAGTCCGAGGCCGTCGCCGGAGAGCTGGCGAACGTCAAGATCGCCGAGGCGATCCGCTACTCGCTCGACTACGACGCGCTGCTCGAGCTGGCCGGTGCCGGCTCCGTGCAGGCGACCGGCGTCATCCCGCCCGGATTCGAAGGTGCACTCGACGGCGGTGTGAAGCAGGACCTCGCCAAGGCGAAGGCCGCGCTCGCCGAGGCCGGGTACACCGGTCAGACGCTGAAGCTGCAGTTCCCGAACGACTACCCGGTCGGCGGCGTGGAGTTCACCCCGCTCGCCGAGCGCATCCAGGCGCAGCTCGAGGACGCCGGCATCACGGTCGACCTCGCGCCCGCCCCGTTCGCGACCGAGCTCGACTCCTACGTCAACGGCACCGAGGGCTTCGGTCTGTGGTTCTGGGGCCCGGACTACGCGGACTCCGCGAACTTCCTCCCCTTCGGTCCGGGTCTGAAGGTCGGCCTCCGCGCCGGCTGGGCCGCCGAGGCCAACCCGGAGATCGCCGGCATCGCCGCGGGAGCTGCCGCCGCGACCGACGCCGACCAGCGCACGGCCGCCTTCACGGAGTTCGCCGAGGCGATGCAGGCCGAGGGTCCGTTCGTCCCGCTGATCGTCCCCGGTCGCAACATCTCCTCCGCGGACAGCGTGAAGGGTGCGGTGTACAACTCCGTCTGGGAGATGGACATCGCCGAGATCACGCCGGCCGGCTGA
- a CDS encoding ABC transporter permease, producing MSRIAAASPAGRFRFRWPRAWRTPLGIIGTVIAGAWVIVAFTAQWWVPYPPNAQVLPRLQAPGIDTFLGTDGNGRDIFSRLMTGATVSLPLALMLVIAAMIIGTLIGALAGYFGGWVDETLMRITDLFMAFPTVILAMVVAASLGPSLFNAVIAAIVVSWPQYSRVTRSIVLGLRGQNYVIAGRLLGHSPARTLFVDILPNIAGPVLVLATLDIGAAILLLSGLSFLGLGAQPPTAEWGSMISGAMQNFDAWWLGVFPGLAILTVVLAFNFLGDAMRDVLDPTAEITHEKAAEHKASATGVAA from the coding sequence ATGAGCCGCATCGCCGCCGCCTCCCCGGCAGGGCGCTTCCGCTTCCGCTGGCCCCGTGCCTGGCGCACCCCGCTCGGCATCATCGGCACCGTCATCGCCGGCGCCTGGGTCATCGTGGCCTTCACGGCGCAGTGGTGGGTCCCGTACCCGCCCAACGCACAGGTGCTCCCGCGTCTGCAGGCGCCCGGCATCGACACGTTCCTCGGCACCGACGGCAACGGGCGCGACATCTTCTCCCGCCTGATGACGGGTGCCACCGTGAGCCTGCCGCTCGCGCTCATGCTCGTGATCGCCGCGATGATCATCGGCACGCTGATCGGCGCGCTCGCCGGATACTTCGGCGGCTGGGTCGACGAGACGCTCATGCGCATCACCGACCTGTTCATGGCCTTCCCGACCGTGATCCTCGCCATGGTGGTCGCCGCGTCGCTCGGACCGTCGCTGTTCAACGCGGTGATCGCCGCGATCGTGGTGTCGTGGCCGCAGTACTCCCGCGTCACACGCAGCATCGTCCTCGGACTCCGCGGACAGAACTACGTGATCGCCGGACGCCTGCTCGGACACTCGCCCGCGCGCACGCTGTTCGTCGACATCCTCCCGAATATCGCCGGCCCGGTGCTGGTGCTGGCGACGCTCGACATCGGCGCGGCGATCCTGCTCCTCTCCGGGCTCTCCTTCCTCGGCCTCGGCGCACAGCCGCCCACGGCCGAGTGGGGCTCGATGATCTCGGGCGCGATGCAGAACTTCGATGCCTGGTGGCTCGGAGTGTTCCCGGGTCTCGCGATCCTGACCGTGGTGCTGGCGTTCAACTTCCTCGGCGACGCGATGCGCGACGTGCTCGACCCGACGGCCGAGATCACGCACGAGAAGGCCGCCGAGCACAAGGCCTCTGCGACGGGAGTGGCCGCATGA